The Deltaproteobacteria bacterium genome window below encodes:
- a CDS encoding alpha/beta fold hydrolase — protein sequence MAWKEQMVPIVVPASGLVLEGVWQKGEGRGAVIAPPHPEYGGSLENPVVSELAYALYKAGVASLRFNWRGVGASQGAISADAAAADEDYLAALEQVCETAGVPVIASGYSFGAATALRVGLRDPRVAELILVAPPIGMIETLAIDDFGGPIHVIVGGRDTFAPIGRLSSLFEGMANANLDVIPKADHFFASHGLAELVELVRSSIT from the coding sequence ATGGCCTGGAAGGAACAGATGGTTCCGATCGTCGTGCCGGCTTCGGGGCTCGTGCTCGAGGGCGTCTGGCAGAAGGGCGAGGGCCGCGGCGCAGTGATCGCGCCGCCACATCCGGAGTACGGCGGGAGCCTCGAGAACCCCGTGGTGAGCGAGCTCGCGTACGCGCTGTACAAGGCCGGCGTCGCGTCGCTGCGCTTCAACTGGCGCGGCGTGGGTGCGAGCCAGGGCGCGATCAGCGCAGACGCGGCCGCCGCCGACGAGGACTACCTCGCCGCTCTCGAGCAGGTCTGCGAGACGGCGGGCGTTCCGGTGATCGCCTCCGGCTACTCGTTCGGCGCGGCGACCGCCCTGCGTGTCGGCCTGCGCGATCCGCGCGTCGCCGAGCTGATCCTCGTCGCGCCGCCGATCGGCATGATCGAGACGCTTGCGATCGACGATTTCGGCGGGCCGATCCACGTGATCGTCGGCGGGCGCGACACGTTCGCGCCGATCGGCCGGCTCTCCTCGCTCTTCGAGGGCATGGCGAACGCGAACCTCGACGTGATTCCGAAGGCCGATCACTTCTTCGCGTCGCACGGACTCGCGGAGCTGGTCGAGCTGGTGCGAAGCTCGATCACCTGA
- a CDS encoding NUDIX hydrolase: MSEADERARLIGRRVLWEGSVGSFGLDTVVLPGGQEAELAILKHSGAAAVVPFLDRDHVVLLRQFRHAAGGTIWEVPAGKLDAGEDPAACAARELAEETGYRAGRLERTGAIFTTPGFTDERIHLFAAFDLTPGATAHEHHEVISSQVVPLARALSMIDSGEISDGKTIAALFLAWRRLAAA, encoded by the coding sequence ATGAGCGAAGCCGACGAACGCGCGCGGTTGATCGGCCGGCGCGTGCTCTGGGAAGGGAGCGTCGGATCGTTCGGTCTGGACACGGTCGTCCTGCCCGGCGGACAGGAGGCGGAGCTCGCGATCCTGAAGCATTCGGGCGCGGCGGCGGTGGTTCCGTTCCTCGACCGCGATCACGTGGTCCTGCTGCGCCAGTTCCGGCACGCCGCCGGCGGGACGATCTGGGAGGTGCCGGCGGGAAAGCTGGACGCTGGCGAGGATCCCGCGGCCTGCGCCGCGCGCGAGCTCGCCGAGGAGACCGGCTATCGCGCCGGAAGGCTCGAGCGCACCGGCGCGATCTTTACCACGCCGGGCTTCACCGACGAGCGGATCCACCTGTTCGCGGCGTTCGACCTCACGCCCGGGGCGACCGCGCACGAGCACCACGAGGTGATCTCGAGCCAGGTCGTGCCGCTCGCGCGGGCGCTTTCGATGATCGACTCCGGCGAGATCAGCGACGGCAAGACGATCGCCGCGCTCTTCCTCGCCTGGCGACGGCTCGCGGCGGCATGA
- a CDS encoding LLM class flavin-dependent oxidoreductase, with amino-acid sequence MTAPLGVALTAHWLGLESVLRLVRRADELGYALALVDGDAAFADARPERPIYDPTALCAAAALRTDRLRIGAIHFPLLWNPVLLARSLATLQDLAEGRLVGVFGVGAKRESRRLGLPEPDGAERVARLSEMLDAVRGLLAGKTVTRKGRFTSLERASITLPSAPVPIAVSAASARALAVVREHADIWDANVPPLRERLLPLRERIGREIPTWCWVFARPEESFEAASRAYRHLAPWFQGLAPAEVDRAILHGDPEACREKLARMREELELALPILDLTGLGEAAALRALEALAPATGARIS; translated from the coding sequence ATGACCGCCCCGCTCGGAGTCGCGCTGACCGCGCACTGGCTCGGGCTCGAGTCGGTGCTGCGGCTGGTGCGCCGCGCCGACGAGCTCGGCTACGCGCTCGCGCTGGTCGACGGCGACGCGGCGTTCGCCGACGCCAGGCCCGAGCGGCCGATCTACGACCCGACCGCGCTCTGCGCCGCCGCGGCGCTGCGCACCGACCGGCTTCGGATCGGGGCGATCCACTTCCCGCTGCTCTGGAATCCGGTTCTGCTCGCGCGCAGCCTGGCGACGCTTCAGGACCTCGCAGAGGGCCGGCTGGTCGGCGTCTTCGGCGTGGGCGCGAAGCGCGAGTCCCGCCGGCTCGGCCTGCCCGAGCCCGACGGCGCGGAGCGCGTGGCGCGCCTCTCCGAGATGCTCGACGCGGTGCGCGGCCTGCTCGCGGGCAAGACGGTGACGAGGAAGGGCCGGTTCACGTCGCTCGAGCGCGCGAGCATCACGCTGCCGAGCGCGCCGGTGCCGATCGCGGTCTCGGCCGCCAGCGCGCGGGCGCTCGCCGTCGTGCGCGAGCACGCGGACATCTGGGACGCGAACGTGCCCCCGCTTCGCGAGCGGCTGCTCCCGCTTCGCGAGCGGATCGGCCGCGAGATCCCGACCTGGTGCTGGGTCTTCGCGCGTCCGGAGGAGAGCTTCGAAGCGGCCTCGCGGGCGTACCGACACCTGGCGCCCTGGTTTCAAGGGCTCGCGCCGGCCGAGGTCGACCGCGCGATCCTCCACGGCGACCCCGAGGCCTGCCGCGAGAAGCTCGCGCGAATGCGCGAGGAGCTCGAGCTGGCGCTTCCGATCCTCGATCTCACCGGGCTCGGCGAGGCCGCTGCGCTGCGCGCGCTCGAAGCGCTTGCGCCTGCAACGGGCGCGCGAATTTCCTAG
- a CDS encoding rhomboid family intramembrane serine protease, with translation MYGRNRFGGSGIPGLTPMVQRIMVACAVIWVLQLIVGSQFPLTELASVSVRGVFEHFYLWQPFTYMWLHAPNTILHLLMNMFALWMFGGELEMAWGSQRFLRFYVICGAGAGLIILGWNALTGVSAITFGASGAIYGILTAFSLTWPDRTIMLLFPPIPMRAIWFIPVMFALQLVMGGGQGVSTVGHLGGVIVAGILLRQELQRVLGVRSLRYRWNRLRMRNRLRAVRRDEFERRKRDDDRPSFR, from the coding sequence GTGTACGGGCGCAATCGTTTCGGGGGCAGCGGCATACCGGGCCTGACGCCGATGGTGCAGCGCATCATGGTCGCCTGCGCGGTGATCTGGGTGCTGCAGCTGATCGTGGGCAGTCAGTTCCCGCTCACGGAGCTGGCCTCGGTCAGCGTCCGGGGGGTCTTCGAGCACTTCTACCTCTGGCAGCCGTTCACGTACATGTGGCTGCACGCGCCCAACACGATCCTGCACCTGCTCATGAACATGTTCGCGCTGTGGATGTTCGGCGGCGAGCTCGAAATGGCCTGGGGATCGCAGCGCTTCCTGCGCTTCTACGTCATCTGCGGCGCCGGCGCGGGATTGATCATCCTGGGCTGGAACGCGCTCACGGGCGTCTCGGCGATCACGTTCGGCGCGTCGGGCGCGATCTACGGCATTCTCACGGCGTTCAGCCTGACCTGGCCCGACCGCACGATCATGCTGCTCTTTCCGCCGATTCCCATGCGCGCGATCTGGTTCATTCCCGTCATGTTCGCGCTGCAGCTCGTCATGGGAGGGGGTCAGGGCGTGAGCACCGTCGGACACCTCGGAGGCGTGATCGTCGCCGGAATTCTGCTGCGCCAGGAGCTCCAGCGCGTGCTCGGCGTGCGATCGCTTCGCTATCGCTGGAATCGCTTGCGAATGCGCAACCGACTGCGGGCGGTGCGCCGCGACGAGTTCGAGCGAAGAAAGCGCGACGACGATCGCCCGAGCTTCCGCTGA
- a CDS encoding class I SAM-dependent RNA methyltransferase — translation MARRSCTRGAPADGGGARRAGARDARAGGRARARGVGGRAGGSDSAAGAAVPADDAASAAGRDARDRGRARQARGGDRERARRRGGAARGRARTSGADAGRGAGASRGGQAGAARARDPGGSTCSSGSDAARAAQDRRREAGQDCARSPSVARARRSERTHPERVSRRLGREHPLASDSRATRRQPALRAAERPRGARGRHRRGRAGAPDRSGRGRAAGRQREAHRLAGALSARVGAELELRIERLAAGGDGVARVDGLTVFVPRSAPGDLLRVRVTRVEARFARAEIDAVLEPGPARREAPCPSYGRCGGCSWLHLAEPAQASARIEIVREALRRIGGIGTLPEIEHIASPAALGYRSRARIAYERGRVGFRARASHEVVDVERCAVLDPATETELARVRARPPRGSGELEIRGYGERIEIGERRFAVGPTAFFQANRPLWKRWQDAVVDSCGRGERACELYCGVGFYTQPLAERFARVVAVERGPSARDARSNARAEIVEAACEDWAPGGLAALAPELVLLNPPRVGCHRMVLDAIREARPRRVVYVSCEASTLARDVARLGAEFRVARIVVLDALPQTHHIEAIAVLDSV, via the coding sequence CGAGAGACGCGAGAGCAGGAGGCCGCGCTCGCGCGCGCGGAGTCGGCGGGCGCGCAGGGGGAAGTGACTCCGCAGCCGGCGCCGCAGTCCCCGCCGACGACGCCGCCAGCGCCGCCGGCCGAGACGCCCGAGATCGCGGCCGAGCGCGCCAGGCTCGAGGCGGCGATCGCGAACGCGCGCGCCGCCGAGGAGGCGCAGCGCGAGGCCGAGCGCGCACAAGCGGAGCAGATGCAGGCCGAGGCGCGGGCGCAAGCCGGGGCGGCCAAGCCGGAGCCGCCCGAGCCCGAGATCCAGGCGGCAGCACCTGCTCCTCCGGCTCCGACGCAGCCCGCGCCGCGCAAGACCGTCGTCGCGAAGCCGGCCAGGACTGCGCCCGCAGCCCGTCCGTCGCCCGAGCCCGCCGAAGCGAGCGCACCCATCCAGAGCGCGTTTCCCGACGTCTCGGTCGAGAGCATCCGCTGGCATCCGATTCCCGAGCGACGCGTCGCCAGCCTGCGCTTCGAGCGGCAGAACGTCCCCGAGGCGCACGAGGGCGACATCGTCGCGGGCGTGCAGGTGCACCGGATCGATCCGGGCGCGGTCGAGCTGCGGGTCGGCAGCGCGAAGCGCACCGTCTCGCCGGGGCCTTGAGCGCGCGAGTCGGAGCCGAGCTCGAGCTCCGGATCGAGCGGCTTGCCGCAGGGGGCGACGGCGTCGCGCGCGTCGACGGGCTCACGGTCTTCGTGCCGCGCTCCGCACCCGGGGATCTTCTGCGCGTGCGGGTCACGCGCGTCGAAGCGCGCTTCGCGCGAGCCGAGATCGACGCGGTGCTCGAGCCGGGTCCCGCGCGGCGCGAAGCGCCGTGTCCGTCCTACGGCCGCTGCGGTGGCTGCTCCTGGCTGCACCTCGCCGAGCCGGCTCAGGCGAGCGCGCGAATCGAGATCGTGCGAGAGGCGCTCCGGCGGATCGGCGGCATCGGGACTCTGCCCGAGATCGAGCACATCGCGAGCCCCGCGGCGCTCGGCTACCGATCGCGCGCGCGGATCGCGTACGAACGCGGTCGGGTCGGCTTTCGCGCGCGCGCCTCGCACGAGGTCGTCGACGTCGAGCGCTGCGCGGTGCTCGACCCCGCGACCGAGACGGAGCTCGCGCGCGTCCGCGCCCGGCCACCGCGCGGCAGCGGGGAGCTCGAGATCCGCGGCTACGGCGAGCGGATCGAGATCGGCGAGCGCCGCTTCGCGGTCGGCCCTACGGCCTTCTTCCAGGCGAACCGGCCGCTCTGGAAGCGCTGGCAGGACGCGGTCGTGGACTCCTGTGGCCGCGGCGAGCGCGCATGCGAGCTCTACTGCGGCGTCGGCTTCTACACGCAGCCGCTCGCCGAGCGCTTCGCGCGCGTCGTCGCGGTGGAGCGCGGGCCCTCGGCGCGGGACGCGCGCAGCAACGCCCGCGCCGAGATCGTCGAGGCTGCCTGCGAGGATTGGGCGCCGGGCGGGCTCGCCGCGCTCGCGCCCGAGCTCGTGCTGCTGAATCCACCCCGCGTCGGCTGCCACCGCATGGTGTTGGACGCGATCCGCGAAGCGCGTCCGCGCCGCGTCGTCTACGTCTCGTGCGAGGCCTCGACGCTGGCGCGCGACGTCGCGCGCCTCGGAGCGGAGTTTCGGGTCGCGCGAATCGTCGTGCTCGACGCGCTTCCACAGACACATCACATCGAGGCGATCGCGGTCCTCGATTCCGTTTGA